The Streptomyces sp. TLI_105 DNA segment TGGCGGCCGCGAAGTCGACGACCTCGCGCCAGTCGTCCTCAGAGGTGACGTCGTGGCGCACGAACCGGGCGTGACCGCCGAGCCGCCGCGCCACGGCCCGCCCCTCCTCCTGCCGTACGTCGGTGAGGACGACCCGGGCGCCGGACTCGACGGCCACCCGGCCGGTCTCCGCGCCGATCCCCCGCGCCCCGCCGGTGACGATCACCGTTCTGCCCCGCAGGTCCGTCACGGGGCCGCTCACCGCGCCTCGGCGGAGCGCGTCCGGGCGATGTGGTCGGCCGCGAGCCAGCTGAAGGTCATGGCGGGGCCGATGGTCGCGCCGGGTCCCGGATAGGTCTCGCCCATGACGGCGGACGAGACGTTGCCGGAGGCGTACAGGCCGTCGATGGGCGTGCCGTCCTCCCGCAGCACACGGGCGGTGGCGTCGGTGACCAGGCCGCCCTTGGTGCCGATGTCGCCGGGGTGGACGGGGACCGCGAAGTAGGGACCCTTCTCAAGCGGCGCCAGGTTGGGGTTGGGCAGCGTGGGGTCGCCGTAGTAGCGGTCGTAGACGCTGTCGCCGCGGTGGAAGTCCTCGTCGCGGCCGGCACGGGCGAAGCCGTTGAAGCGGTCCACGGTGGCCCGCAGCCGCTCCGGGGCGACGCCGATCCGGTCGGCCAGCTCCTCGACGGTCGCGGCCTTCTTGACGAAGCCGCTCTCCAGCCACGGCTTGGGGAACGCCTGGCCCGGGAAGAGGCCCATGAAGATGTAGCGGGCCCTGGCGGTGGCGTCGAGGATCAGCCAGGACGGCACGGTGGTCGCCCCCGGCCTGTCGTTGGCGTACATGGCGTCGACGAACTCGTGGTACGGGGCGGCCTCGTTGGCGTAGCGCTCCCCCGCCGCGTTGACGATCACCATGCCGGGAACGCCGCGGTCGGCGACGAGGAAGAACGGCTTCCCCTCGGGAGGCACCACCGACGGCGCGCCCCACACCTTGTCCATCAGGTCGGTCGCGGCGCCGAGGGCCACGGCCGGCTCCAGGGCGTCGCCGGTCTGGCCTTCGGAGGCGGAGCTCCACTCGGTGGAGGTGGGCGTCGGCAGGTGCTTCTCGCGGAGCCGCTGGTCGTGGGAGAAGCCCCCGGAGGCGAGGACGACGCCGCCGGTCGCCCGGACGGTGAGCTCACGGTTGTCCCGAGTGATCCGGACGCCGGTGACCCGGCCGTCCTCCTCGACCAGTCCGGTCAGCGGGGCGGAGAGCCACAGGTCCGCGCCGAGGGCGTCGAGCGAGTGCCGCATGCGGGCGATCAGCGCCTCGCCGAGGGAGAGCAGCTCCTTGCCGGTGAGCCGGGCCTTGACCGCCTGGGCGCCGACCTTGACGGCGGTGCGGCGGCCGGCCCAGGTGCGTCCCACCATGTTCAGCTGCCGGAAGTCCTTGGAGGTGATGGTGAGGCCGTAGGTGGGAAGCCCGGCGCGGCGCATGGTGGCGCGCTGTTCGGGGCCGAGCTTCCTGAAGTCGAAGATCCGCGGTTCGACGGAGCGGCCCTGCGGGTAGCCGCCGAGCCGCTCGGGGTAGTAGTCGGAGTAGCCGGGGGTGTAGACGAACCGCACGGCGGTGCGGTCGTGGAACTCCCGTACCATCCGCGGTCCGTGGGTGACGTAGGCGTCCTTGCGCTCGGCGGGGACCCGGTCGCCGACCGTGGCGTCCAGGTAGGCGCGGGCCTTCTCGGGTGTGTCGCCGAGGCCGGCGGCGTCCAGGTGGAAGTTGTCCGGGACCCAGATCGCGCCGCCGGACAGGGCGGTCGAGCCGCCGTAGACGTCGGTCTTCTCCACCACCAGGGCGGTCAGTCCGCGCAGTCGGGCGGTGATGGCCGCGGCCATGCCGGCGGCGCCGGAGCCGACGACCACCACGTCGTACGTGTGGTCCCACTGGTCGTTCATGCGGTTCTCCCTGGTCATGTCGAGTGGGTCGGCGGCAGGGGCGGGCCGTCCCCCGCCCCTGCCGCCGGGTCATCGCGCGGTGATCCGCGCGTCGGTGAGGACCGGCGCGTCTCCGCGGTCCGCGGCCGTGGCCGTCAGCCGGTAGCCGTCGGGGGTGTCCCAGACGCGCAGCCGCAGGGTCTCCCCGGGGAAGAAGACCCCGGCGAAGCGGGTGCGGCAGGCGGCGACCGCGCTCGCGTCGCCGCCGAGGAGGCGGTCGGTGACGGCCTTGACCACCATCCCGAAGGTGCAGAGCCCGTGCAGGACGGGCCGGTCGCGGCCCGCGCGCCGGGCGGTGGCGGGATCGGCGTGCAGCGGGTTCCAGTCGCCGGTGAGCCGGTAGAGCAGGGCCTGCTGACGGAGCGTCGGGATCTCGGCCACCAGATCGGGCTCGCGGTCGGGGGCGGGGAGGCGCTCGGAGGGGCCGCGGTCACCGCCGAAGCCGCCCTCCCCGTGGACGAAGATCTGGTTGCGCTGGGTGACCAGCGGCTCGCCGTCCACGCCGAGGAGGGTGGACTCCTGGACGATGACGGCGGCCCTGCCCTTGTCGTGCACGGCC contains these protein-coding regions:
- a CDS encoding FAD-dependent oxidoreductase — protein: MNDQWDHTYDVVVVGSGAAGMAAAITARLRGLTALVVEKTDVYGGSTALSGGAIWVPDNFHLDAAGLGDTPEKARAYLDATVGDRVPAERKDAYVTHGPRMVREFHDRTAVRFVYTPGYSDYYPERLGGYPQGRSVEPRIFDFRKLGPEQRATMRRAGLPTYGLTITSKDFRQLNMVGRTWAGRRTAVKVGAQAVKARLTGKELLSLGEALIARMRHSLDALGADLWLSAPLTGLVEEDGRVTGVRITRDNRELTVRATGGVVLASGGFSHDQRLREKHLPTPTSTEWSSASEGQTGDALEPAVALGAATDLMDKVWGAPSVVPPEGKPFFLVADRGVPGMVIVNAAGERYANEAAPYHEFVDAMYANDRPGATTVPSWLILDATARARYIFMGLFPGQAFPKPWLESGFVKKAATVEELADRIGVAPERLRATVDRFNGFARAGRDEDFHRGDSVYDRYYGDPTLPNPNLAPLEKGPYFAVPVHPGDIGTKGGLVTDATARVLREDGTPIDGLYASGNVSSAVMGETYPGPGATIGPAMTFSWLAADHIARTRSAEAR
- a CDS encoding MaoC/PaaZ C-terminal domain-containing protein — encoded protein: MPLDVEKATSAPPVRTDVRWDERDVRLYHLALGAGVPETDPRELRYVYEGHERGLQVLPTFGVVAGGTGGVGFQVFDLPGVDIDLAKVLHGGQEITVHRPLPTAARATAVTRAAAVHDKGRAAVIVQESTLLGVDGEPLVTQRNQIFVHGEGGFGGDRGPSERLPAPDREPDLVAEIPTLRQQALLYRLTGDWNPLHADPATARRAGRDRPVLHGLCTFGMVVKAVTDRLLGGDASAVAACRTRFAGVFFPGETLRLRVWDTPDGYRLTATAADRGDAPVLTDARITAR